The DNA sequence AGCGGAAGGGCACGGATGCCGATCGATTCGCGAAAGCGATGCGTTCCGTAACCGGACGGCGGGTCACGTACAAGCAGTTGATCGGAGAAAGCGAAGCGCCGCCGCATAAATCACGACAGGTAGAGGCAAGCGTTTTGGTCGGCACCGTCCGGTATGATATGCGAAAAGAGTGAGGCGTGTGATCGAATCTCAGTCCGATGATACCGCTTTTAGGCGATTCGCCAAGACCATGCGCGCGTTGATTGCGGTTCCCAAGAGCGAACTAGATAACAAACTGGCGGAAAACAAAGCAGAAAAGAGAAGCCGTGGCAGAGGAAAAAAAGACACTCACGTTAGGTGATCAGGAAGTTTCCGTCACCGAACTCGAAATTGTGAAACGCTCAGGTGAAAGCGTCGCTGAATATCTGTTGGAAGATGAAAGCGTTATCCGGGTCGCAAACGCTGCGGCAATTGTGTACCGGATGAATGATTCATTCGATACCGACGGTAATCCTTTCTATTTAGTGAAAATCGGAACGAGCGTAACAACAGTCAAGGCTCCAAAGCAGAACAAAAAGTTTGCACGAAAAAACGATGGAAAGACCGGTTCATAACCCGCTTCAGGATACGCTGAATGAAGGTTTCGCACAGTTTGTCGCAGGGCAACAACAGCTTGTCGGATCGCTCAAGGCTCCCAATCCCGTCCTTGTCGTCACGCCCACCCGTACCTTGCACGGAGCACTCGATTCGTTTTATCTGAGTTTTGTGGAGTCAACCCGAATAGAGAATGATTTCTGCGGCTGGCTTGCTGATCAAGTCAAGGTACTTCATTCTCGGCAGTACAATCGTCTCGATTGGGATAATCTAGCCGAGGAACTTGAAGCAATGGGGGTCAGCCAGCGAAGCGAACTTAAGAGTCGGCTTCATACTCTGTTGCTTCATTTGCTTAAATGGCAGACGCAATCAAATGAACGGGAGCAGAGAGCCCGCAGTTGGATGCAAACGATTCGCGAACAACGACGCAAGATAACCGATTTGCTGAAGCTTTCGCCCTCCCTCAAACACTATCTACCCGATCTTCTGGCCGAGGCTTGGGAATGGGCTTGCGAAGACGCGCTTGACGACAGCCCTGGTCACAGTTTTCCTGCCACTTGCCCTTGGGCTTACGACTTATTTATGGCGCGCGATTTCTTGTCGCCCGACTTGCCCGTCACTTCATAAAAACTTTCCCGACCTGTCACGTCGCGATCAGTTTATCACGAAGGATTAGTCAAGTATATTATTGCCCAAATTAGCCTTGGGCCGGGCGCGATCGGCCGTCGGATCAATCCCAGCCGGTGCGGTCGCGCGCGATCACCTGCTTGCCGCCGATATAAACGTAGTCGAGTTCGAGCGACGTCAGGGGACGATCATTGTCGCCGATTCGCACGCCGACCGGCGCGGCGACAAAGATGGTGTGATCGCCCACGACGAATCGATCGACGACGCGGGCCTCGATCGATACCATCGCGAGCGCGAGCCACGGCACCTGCAGCGCCGGCGACAGTTCGTACGCGAACTCGTCGAGGTTGTCCTCGCGGCGCGCGCGCGCCGAATAGAAGTAATCCTCTAGCGAGCGGCCGCGGCGTCCCACTATATTGAGGCCGAACGCTGCGGTCCGCGAGATCGCGCCGTTGCTGAAATGGCGGTTATCCACGGCGGCGGTGAAGAGCGGCGGCTCGCCCGAGACCTGCGCGACCCACGACGACGACATCCCGTGGCATCGCGCGTTTTCGCGCACGGTCAGAACGTAGATGCCGGTGGTCAACGACGCAAACGCATCCGCGAAATTTTCGTCCATCGCAAAATGACTCCCCTGCGTCAGGTTTCCAGTTGCATGCAAGCATGCTGAAATTCCATCTTCAAATGAAATTTCAGCGTTCGACCCGCTTGGGAATTGATCTTCGCCTCAAGCGTTTCCACAATGTAAAGCGTCAGGGGTGCATGTGGCTTAGATGGGCCGGATCGTTCGAAGTATAATCGCCGCCAGCTTGATTGTCCTGATCGCGCCCGCGCCGGCGTCGTGGGCGGCGCGCCACGGCAGGAGATCGCATCGAGCAACTGCGACCGCGACGCGCACTGCGACCCGCACACCGACTGCCACCGCGACGCCGACCCCGACTGCGAGTCCGACGCCGACTTTAGTCGTCGCAGAGAACGCGATCACCGCCAGCGACGCCGAAAGCGCCGGTACGCTGCCGCCGATGCCGTACGATCCCACGGTAGTGCAGTACGTCGATCCTGGGATGCCGACGCCGGAACCGCCCAGCCTGGGCCCGACTCCGTCGCCGACGCCGACGCCAACGCCCGCAGCGAAAAAAGATCCAAAAATGGTGGCGCTGACGCCGGGGCAAATCGCTTACCGCGCAACTCGCGACGCGTCATACATCGATCCGATCAATTGGTCGGTCACCATCTGGAAGAAGCGCCATCAACTGATCGTCTATTACAAGGGACGGCTCTTCAAAACTTATCACGCGGTATTCGGACGCAGCTTCGATCCCGGCACCAAGCTCTGGGAGGGAGATCGGCGAACGCCCGAGGGCGTGTATGCGATAATCGAGAAGCATCAGAGCCGCCGCTGGCTGTGTTTCCTGAAGCTCAACTATCCCAACGAGATCGATCGGCGCCGCTACGAGCAACTGCGCGACGGTGGTATCGTGCCGGCGGAGGATGGCAGCCCGATTGGCGCGGGCGGCAGAATCGGGATTCACGGTACCGACAATCCCATCCTGAACAAGGGCAACGTGAACTGGACCACCGGATGCATTTCGGTCGAGAACCAGATTATCGTCGAACTAAACAAGCTGCTGCCGGTGGGCACGGTTGTGATAATCAAGCCCTGACCCGGTAATTCCGAACTCGACCGGAGCAAACCGCTCGCAGGAGGTTCACGTGGACAAGACCGCTGGCGAATACCGCTTTACCCGGCTCGAGAGCGTGATCTTCGGCGCCGGCAAAATTGAATCGCTGGGCCCGGAACTTACGCGCCGCGACGCCAAGCGCACGCTGATCGTCACCGGCAATACGCTCGGCCGTTCGAAGCTGCTGGACAAAGTGAAGATGGCCGCGGGGTCCGCGCTGGCCGGAGTTTTCAGCGGCGCCGTGCAGCACGTGCCGTCGCGCACGGTGGCGGAGTTGATCGCGGATGCGCGCCGGCTCGAAGCGGACTCGATGGTGAGTTTCGGTGGCGGCAGTCCGATCGATACGGTGAAGGCCGCGGCGATGGCATTGATGAAAGAAAATGGTGGCCGCGAGATTTTGCATATCGCCGTGCCAACCACGCTGTCAGCAGGCGAATTTACACCAGCGGGCGGCATCACCGACGAAGCGACGCGGGTCAAAGGCGGCGTCGCGGACCCGCGCCTGCAGGCGAAGGTCGTCATTCTCGATCCGGCGCTGACGGTCGAAACGCCAGCGTGGCTGTGGGCCTCGACCGGGATGCGCGCGCTCGATCACGCGGTCGAGGGTTCGTATTCGATTCGGCATCAGATGATCACCGACACGCTGGCCACGAAGGCAATCGCGTTGCTCGACGCGCATCTGCTGCCGTCGCTGCAGACCGCCGGCGACGAGGAGCTCGAGCATCGGCTGCAATGCCAGTTGGCCGCGTGGTTTTCGATTTTCGGCATGATGAACACGCGGGTCGGCATCTCGCACGCGCTCGGTCATCAGATTGGACCGTACTGGAACGTGCCGCACGGCGTAACGTCATGCATCACGCTGCCGCACGTGATGCGCTTCATGGCCGGCGTCGCGGCGGATCGCTTTGGTCCGATCGCCGACGGCTTCGGCGTCCGCTTCGATCGCCAAAGTCCGCGCTCGGCCGCGCTGGAATGCGCCGATCGCACCGCAAAATTTATCAAGAAATTCGAAGTGCCGACGCGGCTGCGCGACGTCGGCGTGCCGCGCGAGGAGATTTCGCGGATCGCGGACACCGTGCTGGAGGAAGTGAAACGCTCGAACACGGTCGGCGCGGAAGTCAGCCTCGAGCAAATCGTCGCGATTCTGGATTCGGCGTACTGAGTAGTCCGGCGCGCCTGATGATTTTTTTCCGCGGCAATTTTTGGCGGCCTTGCGGCACCGCTGCGATCCTGATCGCCACGATGCTCGCGGTGATGAACAATCGCGCCGCGGCGCAATCGCCGCAGCCCGCGGATCCTGCTTCGCTCTCGTCTTCAGCGCCGACTGCGTCTCCGCTTTCGCCAACCGCGACGCCAAAAGGTAACCCGACGGGCACGCCGTCGCGCGCGCCGAAATCCGCCGCGACCGCGAAGCAACAACAAAACGCCACGACTGTCTCGCCGACCGATCCGCAAACGGTGCTCTCGTACCTAAGCGATCTGATCAGTTGGTATCGGCATCTCGGCGTCGAAGCGGAACTGGTCGAGGAGCCATACGAAACGCTGTTCCTTGCGAACAGCCGCCAGATCGCGAACGAGGTGTTGAACCTCGGCTTCGAGTATGCGCGCGCGCAGGCGAATTACATCGCGCAAACCACGGGCAAGACCGGCGCGGGCAACGGCAGGATCGTCGATTCGACCGAAGCTGCGCGGCTGACTGATCTCAAGCAGAAAGCCGACGCCGCCGATGCGCAGGTCGCAGCGCTGCAGACGCGCATCAAGGGTTTGCAAACCCGGCTGAACGCGTCGCGGGGGAGACCGCGGACCGTAATCGCGTCGGAGATCGGCACGGCGCAGAGCGAACTGGATCTCGCGCAGGCGCGGGCCGACGCGGCGAAGGCGATCCTGCAATTCGAGAGCGGGACGATCATGCCGGCCGAGGGCAACGACCTCGCCACTCAGATCGACGAACTCGAGCATTCGATTCCCGACGCCGAGCGCAACGCGAAGCATCCTGTGACGGGCGCTCCCGCCGCCGCGTCCGCTGCCGCACCCGCCACGTTCGCCGCGATCGCGCCGCGGAGACCGCAGCCGACCGGGATCCTCAGCCTGGCGACCGATCTGCTGGCGCTGCAACGCAAGGATGACACGCTCGAGCAAACGGCGGCGCTCACGCGCCAGCTAATCAAGCGCGCGCAAGGCGTGCTCGATCCGGTGCTGGCCCTGCTCAGGGACATCGATCGGCAGGGCAATTCGCTGCCGCAGGGAACCGCAGTTGCCGACGCCCAGGCGCTGCGGGATCGCAAATTAACGCTGGCAGCGCTGCTCGAACAGCATCGGCTCGCGGTGGCGGTTTCGCTGCCGCTGAACAA is a window from the Candidatus Binatus sp. genome containing:
- a CDS encoding mechanosensitive ion channel family protein, giving the protein MIFFRGNFWRPCGTAAILIATMLAVMNNRAAAQSPQPADPASLSSSAPTASPLSPTATPKGNPTGTPSRAPKSAATAKQQQNATTVSPTDPQTVLSYLSDLISWYRHLGVEAELVEEPYETLFLANSRQIANEVLNLGFEYARAQANYIAQTTGKTGAGNGRIVDSTEAARLTDLKQKADAADAQVAALQTRIKGLQTRLNASRGRPRTVIASEIGTAQSELDLAQARADAAKAILQFESGTIMPAEGNDLATQIDELEHSIPDAERNAKHPVTGAPAAASAAAPATFAAIAPRRPQPTGILSLATDLLALQRKDDTLEQTAALTRQLIKRAQGVLDPVLALLRDIDRQGNSLPQGTAVADAQALRDRKLTLAALLEQHRLAVAVSLPLNKQIAVLNLHLKNIARWQATIDQRSSTELRSLALRLGGLATILIVIFLSGALWRIFTDKYVQDIRRRGQVMALRRIVISLVIVLVLIITFSDELGSFATVMGFAAAGIAVALQNVILSIAGYFFLIGRFGIKAGDRVQIGGVTGDVIEIGLVKLSLLELAGTGIYRQPTGRVVVFSNAIVFQPSGNFFKQAPGTSFIWNEVRLTLAPDCDYRLAEKRLLDAVDEVFSRYRDRVQSDYRHLERDLNLLLDTPKPQSRLSLSQSGLEVIIRYPCEAHAAPQIADEVSRRVLDAINREPSLRLAMQGIANIQAQEPPPPPSPGDGTVIQK
- a CDS encoding iron-containing alcohol dehydrogenase; the encoded protein is MDKTAGEYRFTRLESVIFGAGKIESLGPELTRRDAKRTLIVTGNTLGRSKLLDKVKMAAGSALAGVFSGAVQHVPSRTVAELIADARRLEADSMVSFGGGSPIDTVKAAAMALMKENGGREILHIAVPTTLSAGEFTPAGGITDEATRVKGGVADPRLQAKVVILDPALTVETPAWLWASTGMRALDHAVEGSYSIRHQMITDTLATKAIALLDAHLLPSLQTAGDEELEHRLQCQLAAWFSIFGMMNTRVGISHALGHQIGPYWNVPHGVTSCITLPHVMRFMAGVAADRFGPIADGFGVRFDRQSPRSAALECADRTAKFIKKFEVPTRLRDVGVPREEISRIADTVLEEVKRSNTVGAEVSLEQIVAILDSAY
- a CDS encoding flavin reductase family protein — its product is MDENFADAFASLTTGIYVLTVRENARCHGMSSSWVAQVSGEPPLFTAAVDNRHFSNGAISRTAAFGLNIVGRRGRSLEDYFYSARARREDNLDEFAYELSPALQVPWLALAMVSIEARVVDRFVVGDHTIFVAAPVGVRIGDNDRPLTSLELDYVYIGGKQVIARDRTGWD
- a CDS encoding murein L,D-transpeptidase family protein, translated to MGRIVRSIIAASLIVLIAPAPASWAARHGRRSHRATATATRTATRTPTATATPTPTASPTPTLVVAENAITASDAESAGTLPPMPYDPTVVQYVDPGMPTPEPPSLGPTPSPTPTPTPAAKKDPKMVALTPGQIAYRATRDASYIDPINWSVTIWKKRHQLIVYYKGRLFKTYHAVFGRSFDPGTKLWEGDRRTPEGVYAIIEKHQSRRWLCFLKLNYPNEIDRRRYEQLRDGGIVPAEDGSPIGAGGRIGIHGTDNPILNKGNVNWTTGCISVENQIIVELNKLLPVGTVVIIKP
- a CDS encoding DUF29 domain-containing protein: MERPVHNPLQDTLNEGFAQFVAGQQQLVGSLKAPNPVLVVTPTRTLHGALDSFYLSFVESTRIENDFCGWLADQVKVLHSRQYNRLDWDNLAEELEAMGVSQRSELKSRLHTLLLHLLKWQTQSNEREQRARSWMQTIREQRRKITDLLKLSPSLKHYLPDLLAEAWEWACEDALDDSPGHSFPATCPWAYDLFMARDFLSPDLPVTS